A portion of the Novosphingobium sp. KA1 genome contains these proteins:
- a CDS encoding methyl-accepting chemotaxis protein, translating into MIRDQSKRIGRLLVGLVALAIVIAGFSTYKIRFGGPIQAKHALQDEMLADILPPPAYVVEPYLDATLAVNDPAQAPGRLEELARLQAEFRDRQAYWRDAPLPPDVEPQMTRVIATAAAFWEAIDREFVPAVRARDKQAMERVHRTILTPLYHRQHEEVVRLVDMSRAYSARELQRDMLLTTASLALSTLIALSVAAAIGWTAAQAQSRVVRPLEDARLAFGELAAGRLETAIPGLDRTDELGAMARAMDVFRRAAIDNRDAESAQHDLVETLSSGLRKLADKDLEAQIHDSFPADYEQVRQNFNAAVAALADAMATVGTGSGNLSRTIVEIRMATDDLSARNQQQAANLEETAASMQLVSNRVRESAATATRARSAVTQAHAQTGESAGVVQQAVTAMAAIESSAQEIGTIVDVIDSIAFQTNLLALNAGVEAARAGDAGKGFAVVAAEVRALAQRSADAAQNIKLLIARSAEQVGAGVALVSESGSRLGEIAARIAELNDMIAAMAQSAMDQSTELDQVSTAISELDRVTQRNAAMVEQTTAATRELESEAHTLTALMAQFRTQRGIGHAGSLPAPDSRTEIRRLQPAA; encoded by the coding sequence ATGATAAGGGACCAGTCCAAACGGATTGGCCGGCTGCTTGTAGGGCTGGTGGCGCTCGCCATCGTCATCGCCGGCTTCAGCACCTACAAGATCCGCTTCGGCGGTCCGATCCAGGCGAAACACGCGCTTCAGGACGAGATGCTCGCCGATATCCTGCCGCCGCCCGCCTACGTGGTGGAACCCTATCTCGACGCCACCCTGGCCGTGAACGATCCCGCCCAGGCCCCGGGCCGGCTGGAAGAGCTGGCCCGGCTCCAGGCCGAGTTCCGCGACAGACAGGCCTATTGGCGCGATGCACCGCTGCCGCCGGACGTCGAACCGCAAATGACCCGGGTAATCGCCACCGCCGCCGCGTTCTGGGAGGCGATCGACCGCGAGTTCGTACCGGCGGTGCGCGCGCGCGACAAGCAAGCCATGGAGCGCGTGCACCGAACCATCCTGACCCCGCTCTACCACCGCCAGCACGAGGAGGTGGTCAGGCTGGTCGACATGTCGCGTGCCTATTCGGCCCGCGAACTGCAGCGTGACATGCTGCTGACAACCGCTTCGCTTGCCCTCAGCACGCTGATCGCGCTCAGTGTAGCCGCGGCGATCGGCTGGACCGCCGCGCAGGCGCAATCCCGTGTCGTCCGGCCGCTCGAAGATGCGAGGCTGGCCTTCGGCGAGCTGGCCGCGGGAAGGCTGGAAACCGCGATTCCTGGCCTCGATCGAACCGACGAACTCGGCGCGATGGCGCGGGCAATGGACGTGTTCCGCCGCGCCGCCATCGATAACCGCGACGCAGAATCCGCGCAGCACGATCTTGTCGAGACATTGTCCAGCGGCCTGCGCAAACTGGCCGACAAGGACCTGGAGGCGCAGATTCACGACAGCTTCCCTGCCGATTACGAGCAGGTGCGCCAGAACTTCAACGCCGCCGTCGCAGCGCTGGCCGACGCCATGGCGACCGTCGGGACGGGATCGGGCAATCTGTCGCGCACCATCGTCGAAATCCGCATGGCCACCGACGACCTTTCCGCGCGCAACCAGCAGCAGGCCGCCAATCTCGAGGAAACCGCCGCTTCGATGCAACTCGTCAGCAACCGCGTGCGCGAGAGCGCGGCCACGGCGACGCGGGCACGAAGCGCAGTCACCCAGGCTCATGCCCAGACCGGCGAGAGCGCAGGGGTTGTCCAGCAGGCGGTGACCGCCATGGCCGCGATCGAATCGTCCGCGCAGGAGATCGGCACCATCGTCGACGTGATCGACTCGATAGCCTTTCAGACGAATCTGCTTGCCCTCAATGCCGGGGTCGAAGCGGCACGTGCGGGCGATGCCGGCAAGGGCTTCGCCGTTGTCGCCGCCGAAGTCCGCGCGCTGGCGCAGCGTTCGGCGGATGCCGCCCAGAACATCAAGCTGCTCATCGCCAGAAGCGCCGAACAAGTCGGCGCAGGTGTCGCCCTCGTCTCCGAAAGCGGCTCGCGGCTGGGCGAGATCGCGGCCCGCATCGCCGAATTGAACGACATGATTGCCGCCATGGCCCAATCGGCCATGGATCAGTCGACCGAACTCGACCAGGTCAGCACCGCCATCAGCGAACTCGACCGGGTCACCCAGCGCAATGCCGCGATGGTCGAGCAGACGACCGCCGCAACCCGCGAGCTGGAAAGCGAAGCGCATACGCTGACCGCGCTGATGGCGCAGTTCCGCACCCAGCGCGGCATTGGCCATGCCGGATCACTGCCCGCGCCCGACTCGCGCACCGAAATCCGCAGGCTGCAACCGGCGGCCTGA
- a CDS encoding glutamate synthase subunit beta — protein sequence MGKETGFLELDRQDRTYGDKAERLTNYKEFIVPLSAETLKNQASRCMNCGVPHCHTGCPVNNIIPDWNHLVYEDDFKNALEVLHSTNNFPEFTGRICPAPCEAACTLNIIDQPVTIKSIECAIVDKGWAEGWITPKVAAKRTGKSVAVVGSGPAGLAAAQQLARAGHSVTVFEKNDRVGGLMRYGIPDFKMEKHLINRRMVQMMAEGVEFRTSVEVGVTVSVASLKENFDAVVFAGGAEDPRPLNIPGFELPGVRFAMEFLTQQNKRNAGDDEMRAAPRGTLSATGKHVIVIGGGDTGSDCVGTSNRQGAASVTQLEIMPKPPLHENKAMSWPNWPLKLRTSSSHEEGCERDWAVLAKRVIGDNDVTGLECVRVEWKDGKMQEVAGSEFTLQADLIFLAMGFVGPRKAGMLDQSGVDLDARGNVKATMADYRTSDPAIWSCGDMRRGQSLVVWAIREGRQCARAVDEALMGVSELPR from the coding sequence ATGGGCAAGGAAACCGGCTTCCTCGAACTGGACCGCCAGGATCGCACCTATGGCGACAAGGCCGAGCGTCTGACGAACTACAAGGAGTTCATCGTTCCGCTCTCGGCCGAGACGCTCAAGAACCAGGCCTCGCGCTGCATGAACTGCGGCGTGCCGCACTGCCACACCGGCTGTCCGGTCAACAACATCATCCCCGACTGGAACCACCTGGTCTACGAGGACGACTTCAAGAACGCGCTGGAAGTCCTCCACTCGACCAACAACTTCCCCGAGTTCACCGGCCGCATCTGCCCCGCCCCGTGCGAGGCGGCCTGCACGCTGAACATCATCGACCAGCCGGTCACCATCAAGTCGATCGAATGCGCGATCGTCGACAAGGGCTGGGCCGAAGGCTGGATCACGCCGAAGGTCGCGGCCAAGCGCACCGGCAAGTCGGTGGCGGTCGTGGGTTCGGGCCCGGCGGGTCTGGCCGCGGCCCAGCAGCTGGCCCGCGCCGGCCACTCGGTGACGGTGTTCGAGAAGAACGACCGCGTCGGGGGGCTGATGCGCTACGGCATTCCCGACTTCAAGATGGAGAAGCACCTCATCAACCGCCGCATGGTGCAGATGATGGCCGAAGGCGTGGAGTTCCGCACCTCGGTCGAAGTCGGCGTGACGGTTTCGGTGGCTTCGCTGAAGGAAAACTTCGACGCCGTGGTCTTTGCCGGCGGTGCCGAGGATCCCCGTCCGCTGAACATCCCCGGTTTCGAACTGCCGGGCGTGCGCTTCGCGATGGAATTCCTGACCCAGCAGAACAAGCGCAACGCAGGCGACGACGAAATGCGCGCCGCTCCGCGCGGCACGCTCTCGGCCACCGGCAAGCACGTCATCGTCATCGGCGGCGGCGACACCGGTTCGGACTGCGTCGGTACCTCCAACCGCCAGGGCGCGGCTTCGGTCACGCAGCTGGAAATCATGCCCAAGCCGCCGCTGCACGAGAACAAGGCGATGTCCTGGCCGAACTGGCCGCTCAAGCTGCGCACCTCGTCGAGCCACGAGGAAGGCTGCGAGCGTGACTGGGCGGTACTGGCCAAGCGCGTCATCGGCGACAACGACGTCACCGGCCTCGAATGCGTCCGCGTCGAGTGGAAGGACGGCAAGATGCAGGAAGTGGCCGGCAGCGAGTTCACGCTCCAGGCCGACCTGATCTTCCTTGCAATGGGCTTTGTCGGTCCGCGCAAGGCGGGCATGCTCGACCAGTCGGGCGTCGACCTGGACGCACGCGGCAACGTCAAGGCGACCATGGCCGACTACCGCACCAGCGACCCGGCGATCTGGTCGTGCGGCGACATGCGCCGTGGCCAGTCGCTGGTGGTCTGGGCGATCCGCGAAGGCCGCCAGTGCGCGCGCGCGGTGGACGAGGCGCTGATGGGCGTTTCCGAACTGCCGCGCTGA
- the gltB gene encoding glutamate synthase large subunit — translation MGFPKPQGLYDARNEHDACGVGFVAHIKGNKSHAIITQALEILKNIDHRGAVGADPLLGDGAGILTQLPDQLFRGWAAATGVELPKAGDYAVAMCFLPQDEACRDLITQTFEKFIAKEGQTLIGWRDVPVTLDGLGKTVLESMPVIRQCFVGRGSNCADQDAFERKILAIRKQTQNPLKAMAEKHDMPGLTELYMPSFSTRTIVYKGLLLATQVGSFYDDLRNPEFVSALGLVHQRFSTNTFPSWKLAHPFRFMAHNGEINTVRGNVNWMNARRRTMESELLGADLDKMWPLIPHGQSDTACLDNALELLLAGGYSLSHAMMMLIPEAWAGNPLMTPERRAFYEYHAALMEPWDGPAAVAFTDGRQIGATLDRNGLRPARFLVTDDDLCVMASESGVLPIKEDNIVRKWRLQPGRMLLIDFEQGRIIEDEEIKNQLAGEEPYEKWLEMAQYNLADLDVIEPELAQLPEPTGSLLDRQQAFGYTQEDTSRFLEPMAVAADDPLGSMGTDTPIPVLSNRSRLLYDYFKQNFAQVTNPPIDPIREELVMSLVSMIGPRPNLLGHDAGAHKRLEVSQPILTDEDLAKIRSVEAALDGAFRTETIDMTWDASAGATGLEMAIKEMCWAATEAVLADKNILVLSDRAQGPDRIPMPALLATAAVHHHLVRQGLRMQTGLVVETGEAREVHHFCVLAGFGAEAINPYVAFETIEDIRARKNLPVTAEQARKNYIYAIGKGIRKVMSKMGISTYQSYCGAQIFDAVGLSSAFVEKYFTGTATTIEGAGLTEIAEETVRRHASAYGDDPVYANMLDVGGIYGSRVRGEEHAWTSENIGALQHAVRGNVPEKYREFAQSINDQSSRLLTIRGLMDFVPGASVPLDEVEPASEIVRRFATGAMSYGSISWEAHTTLALAMNRIGGKSNTGEGGEDPSRFKPLPNGDSMRSSIKQVASGRFGVTTEYLVNADDIQIKMAQGAKPGEGGQLPGDKVDKTIGATRHSTPGVGLISPPPHHDIYSIEDIAQLIHDLKNVNPTSRVSVKLVSEVGVGTVAAGVSKARADHITISGYEGGTGASPLTSLTHAGSPWEIGLAETQQTLLLNNLRSRVVVQADGGLRTGRDVAIAALLGADEFGFATAPLIAAGCIMMRKCHLNTCPVGVATQNPVLRARFTGQPEHVINYFFFVAEELRAIMAELGFRTLAEMVGRVDRLDMKKAITHWKAKGVDLSKVLYQAPLGDSPSLNWSQTQDHGLEHALDNVLIEAAADALDKREPVRIEKPVINVNRTVGAMLSGEVARRYGHAGLPDNTINVKLTGVAGQSFGAWLAHGVTLDLTGDGNDYVGKGLSGGRVIVRQPGHVNRDPLQNIIVGNTVLYGAISGEAFFNGVAGERFAVRNSGAVTVVEGCGDHGCEYMTGGVVTVLGKTGRNFAAGMSGGVAYVYDEDGQFEKLCNPAMVDLVKFSAEADEEDGAGRPQQRTNGVHDLGMGDMLRHDAERLRVLLERHHLHTGSKRARALLDDWATTVSKFVKVMPRDYAKALRQLEAERLEAASVAAE, via the coding sequence ATGGGATTTCCTAAGCCCCAGGGCCTTTATGATGCGCGTAATGAACACGATGCCTGTGGTGTGGGTTTTGTTGCCCATATCAAAGGGAACAAAAGCCACGCCATTATTACCCAGGCACTGGAAATCCTTAAAAATATCGACCACCGCGGGGCGGTAGGCGCCGACCCGCTGCTGGGTGACGGTGCCGGCATCCTCACGCAGCTTCCCGACCAGCTGTTCCGCGGCTGGGCCGCCGCCACCGGCGTCGAGCTGCCCAAGGCGGGCGACTATGCCGTGGCCATGTGCTTCCTGCCGCAGGACGAAGCCTGCCGTGACCTGATCACGCAGACTTTCGAGAAGTTCATCGCCAAGGAAGGCCAGACCCTGATCGGCTGGCGCGACGTGCCGGTGACGCTCGACGGACTTGGCAAGACCGTGCTCGAATCGATGCCGGTGATCCGCCAGTGCTTTGTCGGCCGCGGCTCCAACTGCGCCGATCAGGACGCGTTCGAGCGCAAGATCCTGGCAATCCGCAAGCAGACCCAGAACCCGCTCAAGGCAATGGCCGAAAAGCATGACATGCCGGGGCTCACCGAGCTCTACATGCCCAGCTTCTCGACCCGCACGATCGTCTACAAGGGCCTGCTGCTGGCGACCCAGGTCGGCTCGTTCTACGACGATCTGCGCAATCCCGAGTTCGTCTCGGCGCTCGGCCTCGTCCACCAGCGGTTCTCGACCAACACCTTCCCGAGCTGGAAGCTGGCGCACCCGTTCCGCTTCATGGCGCACAACGGCGAGATCAACACCGTTCGCGGCAACGTGAACTGGATGAATGCCCGCCGCCGCACCATGGAATCGGAGCTGCTGGGCGCCGATCTCGACAAGATGTGGCCGCTGATCCCGCACGGCCAGTCGGACACCGCGTGCCTCGACAACGCGCTGGAACTGCTGCTGGCCGGCGGTTACTCGCTGAGCCACGCGATGATGATGCTGATCCCCGAGGCATGGGCGGGCAACCCGCTGATGACCCCGGAACGCCGCGCGTTCTACGAGTATCACGCCGCCCTGATGGAGCCGTGGGACGGCCCGGCCGCCGTGGCCTTCACCGATGGCCGCCAGATCGGCGCCACGCTGGACCGCAATGGCCTGCGCCCCGCGCGCTTCCTCGTCACCGACGATGACCTGTGCGTCATGGCCTCGGAATCCGGCGTGCTTCCGATCAAGGAAGACAACATCGTGCGCAAGTGGCGCCTCCAGCCCGGCCGCATGCTGCTGATCGACTTCGAGCAGGGTCGCATCATCGAGGACGAGGAAATCAAGAACCAGCTCGCGGGCGAGGAGCCCTACGAGAAGTGGCTTGAAATGGCGCAGTACAACCTCGCCGACCTCGACGTGATCGAACCCGAACTGGCCCAGCTTCCGGAACCGACCGGCTCGCTGCTCGATCGCCAGCAGGCCTTCGGCTACACCCAGGAAGACACCTCGCGCTTCCTCGAACCGATGGCCGTGGCAGCAGACGATCCGCTCGGCTCGATGGGCACCGACACGCCGATCCCGGTGCTGTCGAACCGCTCGCGCCTGCTCTACGACTACTTCAAGCAGAACTTCGCGCAGGTCACCAACCCGCCGATCGATCCGATCCGCGAGGAACTGGTCATGAGCCTCGTCTCGATGATCGGCCCGCGCCCGAACCTGCTGGGTCATGACGCCGGTGCGCACAAGCGCCTCGAAGTCAGCCAGCCGATCCTCACCGACGAGGACCTGGCCAAGATCCGCTCGGTCGAGGCTGCGCTGGACGGCGCGTTCCGCACCGAGACCATCGACATGACCTGGGACGCCTCTGCCGGCGCCACCGGTCTGGAGATGGCGATCAAGGAAATGTGCTGGGCGGCCACCGAGGCCGTGCTGGCGGACAAAAACATCCTTGTCCTGTCCGACCGTGCCCAGGGCCCGGACCGCATCCCGATGCCGGCGCTGCTGGCGACGGCTGCCGTCCACCACCACCTCGTCCGCCAGGGCCTGCGCATGCAGACCGGCCTCGTGGTGGAAACCGGCGAGGCGCGTGAAGTCCACCACTTCTGCGTGCTCGCGGGCTTCGGCGCGGAAGCGATCAACCCTTACGTCGCGTTCGAGACGATCGAGGACATCCGCGCCCGCAAGAACCTGCCGGTGACCGCCGAACAGGCGCGCAAGAACTACATCTACGCGATCGGCAAGGGCATCCGTAAGGTCATGTCCAAGATGGGCATCTCGACCTACCAGTCGTACTGCGGCGCCCAGATCTTCGACGCGGTCGGCCTGTCGAGCGCCTTCGTGGAGAAGTACTTCACCGGCACCGCCACCACCATCGAAGGCGCCGGGCTGACCGAAATCGCCGAAGAGACCGTCCGCCGCCACGCTTCGGCTTATGGCGACGATCCGGTCTACGCGAACATGCTCGACGTCGGCGGCATCTACGGTTCGCGCGTGCGCGGCGAGGAACATGCCTGGACATCGGAGAACATCGGCGCGCTCCAGCACGCGGTGCGCGGCAACGTGCCCGAGAAGTACCGCGAGTTCGCGCAGTCGATCAACGACCAGTCCAGCCGCCTGCTGACCATCCGCGGGCTGATGGACTTCGTGCCCGGTGCCTCGGTGCCGCTCGACGAAGTCGAACCGGCCAGCGAAATCGTCCGGCGCTTCGCCACCGGCGCGATGAGCTACGGCTCGATCTCGTGGGAGGCGCACACCACGCTGGCGCTTGCCATGAACCGCATCGGCGGCAAGTCGAACACCGGTGAGGGCGGCGAGGATCCCAGCCGCTTCAAGCCGCTGCCGAACGGCGATTCGATGCGTTCGTCGATCAAGCAGGTCGCCTCGGGCCGCTTCGGCGTCACCACCGAGTACCTGGTCAACGCCGACGACATCCAGATCAAGATGGCCCAGGGCGCCAAGCCCGGCGAAGGCGGCCAGCTGCCCGGCGACAAGGTCGACAAGACGATCGGCGCGACGCGTCACTCGACGCCGGGCGTCGGCCTGATCTCGCCGCCGCCGCACCACGACATCTACTCGATCGAGGACATCGCGCAGCTCATCCACGACCTCAAGAACGTGAACCCCACGTCGCGAGTCTCGGTCAAGCTGGTGTCCGAAGTCGGTGTCGGCACCGTGGCCGCAGGTGTCTCCAAGGCGCGTGCAGACCACATCACGATCTCGGGCTACGAGGGCGGCACCGGCGCTTCGCCGCTGACCTCGCTGACCCACGCGGGTTCGCCCTGGGAAATCGGCCTTGCCGAAACCCAGCAGACGCTGCTGCTCAACAACCTGCGCAGCCGCGTGGTGGTTCAGGCCGACGGCGGCCTGCGCACCGGACGGGACGTGGCCATCGCGGCACTGCTCGGCGCCGACGAGTTCGGCTTCGCCACTGCCCCGCTGATCGCGGCCGGCTGCATCATGATGCGCAAGTGCCACCTGAACACCTGCCCGGTCGGCGTCGCCACCCAGAACCCGGTGCTGCGCGCGCGCTTCACCGGCCAGCCGGAACACGTGATCAACTACTTCTTCTTCGTGGCCGAAGAGCTGCGCGCGATCATGGCGGAACTGGGCTTCCGCACGCTCGCGGAGATGGTCGGCCGCGTCGACCGTCTCGACATGAAGAAGGCGATCACCCACTGGAAGGCCAAGGGCGTCGACCTGTCCAAGGTGCTCTATCAGGCCCCGCTGGGCGACAGCCCGTCGCTCAACTGGAGCCAGACGCAGGACCACGGTCTGGAGCACGCTCTCGACAACGTGCTGATCGAAGCCGCCGCCGACGCGCTGGACAAGCGTGAGCCGGTGCGGATCGAAAAGCCGGTGATCAACGTCAACCGTACCGTGGGCGCCATGCTTTCGGGCGAAGTCGCCCGTCGCTACGGCCATGCCGGCCTGCCGGACAACACGATCAACGTGAAGCTGACCGGCGTTGCCGGGCAGAGCTTCGGCGCCTGGCTTGCCCACGGCGTCACGCTCGACCTGACCGGCGACGGCAACGACTATGTCGGCAAGGGTCTGTCGGGCGGCCGCGTGATCGTGCGCCAGCCGGGCCACGTGAACCGCGACCCGCTGCAGAACATCATCGTCGGCAACACCGTGCTCTACGGCGCGATCTCGGGCGAGGCGTTCTTCAACGGCGTCGCCGGCGAACGCTTCGCGGTGCGCAACTCGGGCGCCGTCACGGTGGTCGAAGGCTGCGGCGATCATGGCTGCGAGTACATGACCGGCGGCGTGGTGACCGTGCTGGGCAAGACCGGCCGCAACTTCGCGGCGGGCATGTCGGGCGGCGTTGCCTACGTCTATGACGAGGACGGCCAGTTCGAGAAGCTGTGCAATCCCGCCATGGTCGATCTCGTGAAGTTCTCGGCCGAAGCCGACGAGGAAGACGGTGCCGGCCGTCCGCAGCAGCGGACCAACGGCGTCCACGACCTCGGCATGGGCGACATGCTGCGCCACGACGCGGAACGCCTGCGCGTACTGCTCGAACGGCACCACCTGCACACCGGCTCCAAGCGGGCCCGTGCGCTGCTCGACGACTGGGCGACCACTGTGTCGAAGTTCGTCAAGGTGATGCCGCGCGACTACGCCAAGGCTCTCCGCCAACTCGAGGCCGAGCGGCTTGAAGCCGCTTCGGTGGCCGCAGAATAA
- a CDS encoding TIGR04063 family PEP-CTERM/XrtA system glycosyltransferase: MTRILHVLDHSLPLHSGYTFRTRAILKAQEAMGWEVRGVTGLRHTAKGADLEEADGLLFHRSTGDAGTLPLWREWREIGVLEQGIEAAISIWRPDVIHAHSPALCGAAAVRVAKRHGIRCVYEIRAFWEDAAVGNGTGSEGSLKYRLTRALENRVVARADAVVTICEGLRADLVARGTPAGKITVAPNGVDLSLFGAPAARDGSLARELGFEVDGRACPVIGFIGSFYDYEGLDDLIAAMPLLLARQPDARLLMVGGGPREEHLRAQAQASPAAHAIRFIGRVPHNEVERYYALCDVMAYPRKQSRLTDLVTPLKPLEAMAQGKLVAASAVGGHRELVEHDRTGILFPPDDPAACAQALADLLAAPENWERLREAGLDHVRSGHDWACNVARYRDVYQILPLERTRSGLAVA, from the coding sequence ATGACCAGGATTCTCCACGTCCTCGACCACTCGCTGCCGCTGCACAGCGGCTACACCTTCCGCACCCGTGCGATCCTGAAGGCGCAGGAAGCCATGGGCTGGGAAGTGCGAGGGGTAACCGGATTGCGCCACACCGCCAAGGGCGCGGATCTGGAAGAGGCCGATGGACTGCTGTTCCATCGCAGCACCGGGGATGCAGGCACCCTTCCGCTCTGGCGCGAATGGCGCGAGATCGGGGTGCTGGAACAGGGCATCGAAGCGGCGATCAGCATCTGGCGCCCGGACGTGATCCATGCGCATTCACCCGCCTTGTGCGGGGCGGCAGCCGTGCGGGTGGCGAAACGCCACGGCATCCGCTGCGTCTACGAGATCCGCGCGTTCTGGGAAGATGCCGCGGTCGGCAACGGCACCGGCAGCGAAGGCTCGCTCAAGTACCGGCTCACCCGCGCGCTCGAAAACCGGGTAGTCGCCAGAGCCGATGCGGTGGTGACGATCTGCGAGGGCCTGCGCGCCGACCTCGTCGCGCGCGGGACGCCCGCCGGGAAGATCACTGTCGCGCCCAACGGCGTCGACCTCTCGCTGTTCGGCGCGCCTGCCGCGCGGGATGGAAGCCTCGCCCGCGAGCTTGGCTTCGAGGTCGACGGCCGTGCCTGCCCGGTGATCGGCTTCATCGGCAGCTTCTACGATTACGAAGGCCTGGACGACCTGATCGCCGCCATGCCCCTGCTGCTGGCCCGCCAGCCGGATGCGCGGCTGCTGATGGTCGGCGGCGGCCCGCGCGAGGAACACTTGCGCGCCCAGGCCCAAGCCTCTCCGGCGGCCCATGCCATCCGTTTCATCGGCCGCGTACCGCATAACGAGGTGGAGCGCTATTACGCGCTCTGCGATGTCATGGCCTATCCGCGCAAGCAAAGCCGCCTGACCGACCTTGTCACCCCGCTCAAACCGCTCGAAGCCATGGCGCAGGGCAAACTGGTCGCGGCCAGCGCCGTGGGTGGCCACCGCGAACTGGTCGAGCACGACAGGACCGGCATCCTGTTCCCGCCCGACGATCCTGCCGCCTGCGCGCAGGCGCTGGCCGACCTGCTGGCCGCGCCCGAGAACTGGGAGCGCCTGCGCGAGGCCGGGCTCGATCATGTCCGCAGCGGACACGACTGGGCTTGCAATGTCGCCCGTTATCGAGACGTTTACCAAATCCTGCCACTCGAAAGGACTCGAAGCGGGCTCGCCGTTGCCTGA
- a CDS encoding putative O-glycosylation ligase, exosortase A system-associated, with translation MLDLGLTGFLFIFLALGFRRPFLWVLCYLYVDIVSPQIISWGILAHLPVSLMAFGAAFGGWLLFDDKRDMRFTLRQGLLLALLVYCALTTFTAVYPEAAQEKWAWVWKALVFAIFLPLTLRTRLRIEAVALVMVLAASALIIDGGIKTAMGGGGYGALRIFVENNTGLYEGSILSSVAIAIIPLILWLSRYGTIFPPDWRVRLFAAALIFACALIPVGTQARTGLVCLGVLCLFYLRTARHKLLIGAGMALAVVVAVPFLPQSFMARMGTIENHQSDQSAGTRIGVWKWTWDYVKHHPAGGGFVVNIASKVEYDTVAAHTVGATTTVTRTRVVEQGRAFHSSYFEMLGEQGFPGFFLWIALQLSGLVQMELIRRRWKDRTGEDEAWAAPLAVALQLAQIVYLIGSLFVGIAFQPFILMLVGLQCGLWSYLRRIEESRGRARRPMPLVRPGEARHGGVPMKTGREAPVSEPLAP, from the coding sequence ATGCTTGATCTCGGCCTCACCGGCTTTCTTTTCATTTTCCTCGCCCTCGGCTTCCGGCGCCCGTTCCTCTGGGTGCTTTGCTATCTTTATGTCGACATCGTCTCGCCGCAGATCATTTCCTGGGGGATCCTGGCGCACCTGCCGGTCTCGCTGATGGCGTTCGGCGCGGCGTTCGGCGGCTGGCTGCTGTTCGACGACAAGCGCGACATGCGCTTCACGCTGCGGCAGGGGCTGCTGCTGGCGCTGCTGGTCTACTGTGCGCTCACCACCTTCACCGCGGTCTATCCCGAGGCCGCGCAGGAGAAGTGGGCCTGGGTGTGGAAGGCGCTGGTCTTCGCGATCTTCCTGCCGCTCACCTTGCGCACGCGCCTGAGAATCGAGGCGGTGGCGCTGGTCATGGTCCTTGCGGCCAGCGCGCTGATCATCGACGGCGGCATCAAGACGGCGATGGGCGGTGGCGGTTACGGCGCGCTCAGGATCTTTGTCGAGAACAACACCGGGCTTTACGAGGGGTCGATCCTGTCGAGCGTGGCGATCGCGATCATTCCGCTGATCCTCTGGCTGAGCCGCTACGGCACGATCTTTCCGCCCGACTGGCGGGTCAGGCTCTTCGCGGCGGCGCTGATCTTTGCCTGCGCGCTGATCCCGGTCGGCACCCAGGCGCGCACCGGACTGGTCTGTCTCGGCGTGCTATGCCTGTTCTACTTGCGCACCGCCCGGCACAAGCTGCTGATCGGTGCGGGCATGGCGCTGGCGGTGGTGGTGGCGGTACCGTTCCTGCCGCAGTCGTTCATGGCCCGCATGGGCACGATCGAGAACCACCAGTCCGACCAGTCCGCCGGCACGCGAATCGGCGTGTGGAAATGGACCTGGGACTATGTGAAGCACCATCCGGCGGGCGGTGGCTTCGTGGTCAACATCGCCAGCAAGGTCGAATACGATACGGTCGCGGCACATACGGTGGGCGCGACCACCACGGTCACCCGCACGCGGGTGGTAGAGCAGGGACGCGCCTTCCATTCGAGCTATTTCGAGATGCTGGGCGAACAGGGTTTCCCGGGTTTCTTCCTGTGGATCGCGCTGCAGCTTTCCGGCCTGGTGCAGATGGAACTGATTCGCCGCCGCTGGAAGGATCGCACGGGGGAGGACGAGGCCTGGGCGGCGCCGCTGGCGGTGGCGCTGCAACTGGCGCAGATCGTCTATCTGATCGGCTCGCTCTTCGTCGGCATCGCGTTCCAGCCGTTCATCCTGATGCTGGTCGGCCTGCAGTGCGGCCTGTGGAGCTATCTGCGGCGAATCGAAGAATCGCGCGGACGGGCGCGGCGGCCGATGCCGCTTGTCCGGCCTGGCGAGGCGCGTCACGGCGGGGTGCCGATGAAAACCGGCCGGGAAGCCCCCGTTTCGGAGCCCCTGGCGCCGTAA